In a genomic window of Paracoccaceae bacterium:
- a CDS encoding amino acid aminotransferase yields the protein MFETLQNRPADGILALMQMYKDDPRQTKIDLGVGVYKDSSGLTPIMGAIKSAEKQLWEEQDTKVYTGLAGDPAFADAMIELVLAQAVKRENIAAVATPGGTGAVRQAFELIRLARPEARVFVSDPTWPNHISILNYLDIKIMRYRYFDEESRGVDFTGMIEDIKKAKPGDVVLLHGCCHNPTGANLNMTEWRAVVDVLNETGAVPMIDIAYQGFGDGLQEDAAPTRLVASSVPECLIAASCSKNFGIYRERTGLLMALSQNTEARKLHQDTLAFLNRQNFSFPPDHGARLVTMILNDAELRANWMAELEEVRNSMLGLRSQLAAELQRLSGSDRFGFIAQHRGMFSRLGTTPEKVEQMREQNGIYMVSDSRMNIAGLNAHTVPILAKAIIDAGI from the coding sequence ATGTTTGAAACACTGCAAAACCGCCCTGCCGACGGCATTCTTGCCCTGATGCAGATGTACAAGGACGATCCGCGCCAAACAAAAATCGATTTGGGCGTCGGTGTTTATAAAGACTCATCTGGATTGACGCCCATAATGGGTGCTATCAAATCTGCTGAAAAACAGCTGTGGGAAGAGCAGGATACCAAGGTCTACACGGGTCTTGCCGGCGATCCTGCTTTTGCGGATGCGATGATCGAGCTTGTTTTAGCGCAGGCGGTCAAACGCGAAAATATTGCTGCTGTCGCTACGCCAGGTGGAACGGGTGCCGTGCGTCAGGCATTCGAACTCATTCGATTGGCACGGCCAGAGGCGCGCGTGTTCGTTTCAGACCCGACCTGGCCCAATCACATTTCGATCCTGAACTACCTTGACATAAAAATCATGCGCTACCGTTATTTCGACGAAGAAAGCCGCGGTGTCGATTTTACTGGCATGATCGAGGACATCAAGAAAGCCAAGCCGGGTGATGTGGTCCTCCTGCATGGGTGCTGCCATAATCCAACGGGTGCAAACCTGAACATGACGGAATGGCGCGCTGTTGTGGATGTTTTGAACGAAACCGGTGCCGTGCCAATGATCGACATCGCGTATCAGGGGTTTGGCGATGGTCTGCAAGAAGACGCCGCACCTACGCGATTGGTCGCCTCATCGGTTCCGGAATGCCTGATTGCGGCGAGTTGCTCCAAGAACTTTGGCATCTACCGTGAACGCACTGGCCTGTTGATGGCGCTTAGCCAGAACACCGAAGCACGAAAATTGCATCAAGATACTTTGGCGTTTCTGAACCGGCAAAATTTTTCGTTTCCGCCTGATCACGGCGCGCGTCTTGTGACGATGATTCTGAATGATGCCGAATTGCGCGCGAATTGGATGGCAGAGTTAGAGGAGGTCAGAAACTCCATGTTGGGTCTGCGCAGCCAATTGGCAGCCGAGTTACAGCGTTTGTCCGGCTCTGATCGGTTTGGCTTTATTGCTCAGCATCGTGGCATGTTCTCGCGGTTGGGTACCACACCGGAAAAGGTCGAGCAGATGCGCGAACAAAACGGGATCTATATGGTGTCCGACAGCCGCATGAATATCGCTGGGTTGAATGCCCATACCGTGCCAATCCTTGCGAAGGCGATTATCGACGCGGGCATTTAA
- the smpB gene encoding SsrA-binding protein SmpB — translation MAQVKSASKSDPNYKVVAENRRARFDYEIEDDVECGIILEGSEVKSLRSGGANIAESYAAVEDGELWLVNSYIAPYKQAKTFQHEERRRRKLLISRKQLSDFWNATQRKGLTLVPLVLYFNHRGMAKIKIGVAKGKKLHDKRETAAKRDWSRQKSRLMKDHG, via the coding sequence ATGGCCCAAGTGAAATCCGCATCCAAGTCCGATCCCAATTACAAGGTGGTCGCCGAAAATCGGCGGGCGCGTTTTGACTATGAAATTGAGGATGATGTTGAATGCGGGATCATTCTGGAAGGATCTGAAGTGAAGTCTCTGCGTTCAGGGGGGGCGAATATTGCCGAAAGCTATGCCGCTGTCGAAGACGGGGAGCTTTGGTTGGTCAACAGCTATATTGCCCCATATAAACAGGCCAAGACATTTCAGCACGAGGAGCGCCGCCGCCGCAAATTGCTCATTTCGCGCAAACAACTGTCTGATTTTTGGAACGCCACTCAACGCAAAGGCCTGACGCTTGTGCCTCTGGTGCTGTACTTCAATCATCGCGGCATGGCGAAGATAAAAATTGGTGTCGCCAAGGGTAAAAAGTTGCACGACAAACGCGAAACGGCTGCAAAACGTGACTGGTCGCGGCAAAAATCCCGCCTCATGAAAGATCACGGATGA
- a CDS encoding aminopeptidase P family protein, whose amino-acid sequence MTAQNIANRPEMYRYHNGEKSPLPFEAGEYETRLTELRERMEAIGASAAVFTSMHNIAYYSGFLYCAFGRPYGLVVTATDAVTISAGIDTGQPWRRSFADNITYTDWQRDNFWRAVASVAGKNAIIGYEGDHLTLMQRDKLEEFLNPLTMVDLYETTMRQRMHKSEAEIALIRHGAQVADVGGYAIRDAIKAGVREIDVAMAGRDAMELEIAKRFPDAEYRDTWVWFQSGLNTDGAHNPVTGRVLQRGDILSLNTFPMISGYYTALERTLFVGEVDPASLKIWEANVAAHEYGMSLLQPGASCAAITNKINEFFAERDLLQYRTFGYGHSFGVLSHYYGREAGLELREDIDTVLEPGMVISMEPMLTLAADQPGAGGYREHDILVIEEDGNENITGYPYGPEFNVVG is encoded by the coding sequence ATGACCGCCCAAAATATCGCCAACCGTCCGGAAATGTACCGATACCACAACGGTGAAAAATCACCGCTTCCGTTTGAAGCCGGTGAATATGAAACGCGCCTGACCGAGTTGCGCGAACGCATGGAAGCTATTGGGGCCTCGGCGGCTGTGTTCACGTCGATGCACAATATCGCGTATTATTCGGGTTTTTTGTATTGCGCGTTCGGGCGTCCTTACGGATTGGTTGTGACGGCCACGGATGCGGTCACGATCAGCGCGGGCATTGATACAGGACAACCCTGGCGTCGCAGCTTTGCCGACAATATTACCTATACCGACTGGCAGCGCGATAATTTCTGGCGCGCGGTGGCATCTGTTGCGGGCAAAAATGCAATCATCGGGTATGAAGGCGACCACCTGACACTAATGCAGCGCGATAAACTCGAAGAGTTCCTGAACCCACTGACGATGGTGGATCTGTACGAAACGACAATGCGTCAGCGGATGCATAAATCCGAGGCCGAGATCGCGTTAATCCGTCACGGCGCTCAGGTGGCCGATGTGGGGGGCTATGCCATTCGCGATGCGATCAAGGCAGGTGTTCGCGAAATTGACGTGGCCATGGCAGGGCGTGATGCGATGGAACTGGAAATCGCTAAACGCTTCCCGGATGCGGAATACCGCGACACGTGGGTGTGGTTCCAATCGGGCCTGAATACGGACGGGGCGCATAACCCGGTGACGGGACGAGTCCTGCAACGGGGCGATATTCTGTCGCTGAACACATTTCCCATGATTTCAGGATACTACACCGCTTTGGAACGCACCCTATTCGTCGGCGAGGTGGACCCCGCAAGCCTGAAGATCTGGGAAGCCAATGTTGCGGCCCATGAATACGGGATGAGTCTCTTGCAGCCCGGAGCGTCCTGCGCGGCAATCACAAATAAAATTAATGAGTTCTTTGCCGAGCGCGACCTGCTGCAGTATCGGACTTTTGGATATGGCCACTCCTTTGGCGTTCTTAGCCATTACTATGGTCGCGAGGCCGGATTGGAGTTGCGCGAGGACATCGACACGGTTCTGGAACCCGGCATGGTCATCTCGATGGAGCCAATGTTGACCCTTGCGGCCGATCAGCCCGGCGCAGGCGGGTACCGTGAACACGATATTTTGGTGATCGAAGAGGACGGCAATGAAAACATCACCGGATATCCCTATGGCCCCGAATTCAATGTTGTAGGCTGA
- the sseA gene encoding 3-mercaptopyruvate sulfurtransferase — MTNDPKTLVSTSWLAQHLKDPDLRVLDGSWYLPDAGRDPRAEYEAEHIPGARFFDIEDVSDNRSDLPHMAPPVEKFMSRLRAMGIGDGHQVVVYDGAGLLSAARVWWLFRLMGQENVAVLDGGFPKWKSEGHALEDMPPVIRDRHMTVRVQNQLVRDVTQVSSAAKLGDHVIVDARAATRFRGESPEPREGLRAGHIPGSRNVPYTSLLNADKTMKDPQTCRAIFEAAGVDLNKPIITSCGSGVTAAVLALALERMGHKNWSLYDGSWAEWGMFPTVPVATGEA, encoded by the coding sequence ATGACCAATGATCCAAAAACACTGGTGTCTACTTCTTGGTTGGCCCAGCATTTGAAAGACCCGGACTTACGGGTTCTAGACGGCTCGTGGTACCTTCCCGATGCAGGGCGTGATCCGCGCGCGGAGTATGAGGCCGAGCACATACCTGGTGCACGGTTTTTCGACATCGAGGATGTTTCAGACAATCGGTCAGATTTGCCGCATATGGCGCCACCTGTCGAGAAATTCATGTCACGCCTGCGGGCTATGGGCATCGGCGACGGTCATCAGGTCGTCGTCTATGATGGTGCGGGGCTTCTTTCTGCGGCCCGTGTTTGGTGGTTGTTTCGTCTGATGGGTCAGGAAAATGTAGCCGTTCTTGATGGAGGTTTTCCCAAATGGAAATCTGAAGGCCACGCGCTCGAAGATATGCCGCCTGTCATTCGAGACCGTCATATGACCGTTCGGGTGCAGAATCAGCTGGTGCGTGACGTCACTCAGGTATCATCAGCTGCCAAACTGGGGGATCACGTCATTGTAGACGCGCGTGCCGCCACCCGGTTTCGCGGCGAGTCCCCCGAACCGCGTGAGGGGCTGCGTGCTGGTCACATTCCGGGGTCGCGTAATGTGCCATACACAAGCCTCTTGAATGCGGACAAGACGATGAAAGACCCGCAAACCTGTCGCGCGATTTTTGAAGCGGCCGGTGTCGATCTGAACAAACCGATCATTACCTCTTGTGGATCTGGCGTGACGGCCGCTGTTCTTGCGCTCGCGCTGGAGCGTATGGGTCACAAGAACTGGTCTCTTTACGATGGGTCCTGGGCCGAATGGGGTATGTTCCCGACCGTCCCTGTTGCAACCGGAGAAGCGTGA
- a CDS encoding DUF1523 family protein, producing MFYVKWVFIILLWALIASVFHYTLPQVDIVRVTDTYEKRIDPGENRLFWAQADVGTNANATSRDVFFIQSRRVDDKVMVYRNEDTGWGWPPYFKFDTSNLQAEAADAKSTSAAPQYVAIRHYGWRIEFFTIFPNAISLWPVDGPDASKPLPWMNILILGGLAVLFGAIWVRWRRFRQARIDPKLEEMQDSWEAAEDNMAEKRNRLRRWWAAKRRGY from the coding sequence ATGTTTTACGTCAAATGGGTTTTCATAATCTTGCTCTGGGCACTGATTGCGTCGGTGTTTCATTACACATTGCCTCAGGTAGATATCGTTCGGGTTACGGACACTTATGAGAAAAGAATTGACCCCGGCGAAAATCGCCTTTTCTGGGCGCAGGCGGATGTGGGGACCAATGCAAATGCCACAAGTCGAGATGTGTTTTTTATTCAATCCCGGCGCGTGGACGACAAGGTCATGGTGTACCGGAACGAAGACACAGGTTGGGGTTGGCCGCCGTATTTCAAATTCGATACCTCTAACCTTCAGGCCGAGGCGGCGGATGCCAAATCAACTTCGGCTGCGCCTCAATACGTCGCGATTCGACACTATGGATGGCGCATAGAGTTCTTCACGATCTTCCCAAATGCTATTTCGCTGTGGCCGGTGGATGGTCCGGACGCCAGTAAACCTTTGCCTTGGATGAACATCCTTATTTTGGGTGGTTTGGCTGTGCTTTTTGGCGCAATTTGGGTGCGCTGGCGGCGCTTCAGACAAGCCCGGATCGATCCAAAACTCGAAGAGATGCAAGACAGTTGGGAAGCGGCAGAAGACAATATGGCGGAAAAGCGTAACCGTCTGCGCCGTTGGTGGGCCGCCAAACGTCGAGGGTATTAG
- a CDS encoding histidine triad nucleotide-binding protein has product MSYAYDDQNIFAKILRGEIPNTTVLETEHCLAFRDLYPQAPTHVLVIPKGPYVSYDHFAAEASNAEIVDFTRAIGEVCRQEGVSLVAGDGFRLISNAGADGVQEVPHLHVHILGGRPLGRMLAKA; this is encoded by the coding sequence ATGAGTTACGCCTATGACGACCAGAACATCTTCGCCAAAATTCTGCGCGGTGAGATCCCGAACACCACTGTCCTGGAAACGGAGCACTGCCTTGCATTTCGGGATTTGTATCCACAGGCACCGACACATGTGCTGGTCATTCCGAAAGGACCTTATGTCAGCTATGATCATTTTGCCGCCGAAGCGTCCAACGCCGAGATTGTCGACTTTACCCGCGCGATTGGCGAAGTGTGTCGCCAAGAAGGCGTGTCACTGGTAGCTGGCGACGGTTTTCGACTGATCTCCAATGCGGGGGCAGACGGCGTGCAGGAAGTACCCCATCTTCACGTTCACATTTTGGGTGGGAGACCGCTGGGTCGTATGTTGGCAAAAGCCTAA
- a CDS encoding alpha/beta hydrolase has product MPLDDAYANAAYITGADAYPPRWEATAAAFRTRLGARAETGLAYGPSARQVFDFFNAEGVSKGTLIFVHGGYWKAFDRTYWSHLATGALASGWSVAMPGYDLCPDVRISQITKQIAAAVTKIADRTFEPIALAGHSAGGHLVSRMMDPLVLPEPVRRRIDRIASISPVADLEPLLETSMNEILRLDAEEARAESLASMARPEEAKVKIWVGANERPVFLEQAEFQAKAWGAQQVIVPGKHHFDVIDALENPASDMVRFLTGQ; this is encoded by the coding sequence ATGCCACTGGACGATGCTTACGCAAATGCCGCTTACATTACTGGGGCTGATGCCTATCCGCCAAGGTGGGAAGCAACCGCCGCGGCATTTCGAACGCGGCTTGGTGCACGGGCCGAGACGGGTCTGGCCTATGGTCCAAGCGCACGGCAGGTGTTTGATTTCTTTAACGCTGAGGGTGTTTCTAAGGGTACATTGATCTTTGTGCACGGCGGGTATTGGAAGGCTTTTGACCGGACGTATTGGTCCCATTTGGCGACAGGCGCGCTGGCGTCCGGGTGGTCCGTTGCGATGCCTGGCTATGATTTATGCCCCGATGTGCGGATTTCGCAGATCACGAAACAAATTGCCGCCGCAGTAACGAAGATCGCGGATCGCACGTTTGAGCCCATCGCACTGGCAGGTCATTCGGCAGGGGGCCATTTGGTGTCGCGGATGATGGATCCTTTGGTGCTGCCCGAACCGGTACGCCGCAGGATCGACCGGATTGCCTCAATTTCCCCGGTTGCTGACCTTGAACCGCTGCTTGAGACGTCAATGAATGAAATATTGCGTTTAGACGCCGAGGAGGCGCGTGCGGAAAGCCTGGCGAGCATGGCGCGACCGGAGGAGGCGAAGGTCAAAATCTGGGTTGGCGCGAATGAACGCCCGGTGTTTCTGGAGCAAGCCGAATTCCAGGCTAAAGCATGGGGCGCACAGCAGGTGATTGTACCGGGCAAACACCATTTTGACGTGATCGATGCTCTTGAAAATCCGGCAAGCGATATGGTCCGGTTTCTAACTGGGCAATAA